The Meiothermus sp. CFH 77666 genome segment CATCACACCGCACAAATCTGGCTCAGTTCAGGTAATACGCTCATCAAATCACCTCGCGGAAACCAATGGCCTCGGCCCGGGCTTGAAGCTCGCGCTTCAGGAGGGCGTGTTCAGGGTTATCCAGGTAGGGGTCGGCTTCCAGAATGGCCCTGGCCAGCGCCCGGCTCTCCTCGATGATGGCCTGGTCGGAGGCCAGGTCGCCGAGCCGCAGGTCGGGCATACCCGACTGGCGCACCCCCCGCAGTTCGCCGGGGCCGCGCAGCTTCAGGTCTTGCTCGGCAATATAGAAGCCGTCGGTGGATTCCTCGATGACCCGCAGGCGCTGCATGGTGCGCTTGGAGGTTTCACCCGCAATCAGGATGCAGTAGGACTCGAGCCCTCCCCGCCCCACCCGCCCGCGCAACTGGTGAAGCTGGGCCAGCCCGAAGCGCTCGGCGTTTTCGATGATCATCAGAGTAGCCTGGGGGATGTCCACCCCCACCTCAATCACGGTGGTCGAGACCAAGAGGTCGAAGGCCCCCTGTTTGAAGCGCTCCATCACGGCGTCCTTTTCGTCGGGCTTCATCTTGCCGTGGAGCAGGTCTATGCGTACATCCGGCAGAAGCGTCTCGAGCTCCTCCCGCAGCTGGGTGGCGGCGGCCAGCTCGGCGGTGGCCTCCGACTCGCCCTCCTCAATCATGGGCGTGACCACAAACACCTGGTGGCCTTTCTGGATTTCCTGCCGGGCAAAGGCGTAAGCCTGGGTGCGGGTTTTCTGGGTGAGGATTTTGGTCTGGATGGGGGTGCGGCCTGGGGGCAGCTCGTCAATCTGGGAGACCTCGAGGTCGCCGTACAGGGTCAGGGCCAGCGAACGCGGAATGGGGGTGGCCGACATCACCAGCACATCGGGCCGCTGGCCCAGGAGCCGGCGGCGTTGCAAGACCCCAAAGCGGTGCTCCTCGTCTATCACCGCCAGGCCCAGATCGCGGAACGCCACCCCGTCCTGGATGAGGGCATGGGTGCCCACCACCACCTGGGTTTGGCCGCTCTGGAGCCGCTCCTGCACGGCCCGCTTCTCGCTTCCGGTCATGGAGCCCACCAGCAGATCCACCGAGACCCCCAGCGGGTAAAGGTAGCGGGTCAGGTTGTCGAAGTGCTGCTTGGCCAGAATCTCGGTGGGGGCCATCAGGGCCCCCTGGGCGCCGTTCTGGGCAGCCACATAAAGGGCGGCGGCGGCCACGGCGGTCTTGCCCGAACCCACATCCCCCTGCACCAGCCGGGCCATCTGCCGCTCGGACTGCATGTCTTCGAGTATCTCGTTCAGCACTCGCTCCTGTGCGCGGGTCAGGCGAAAGGGCAGGGTGGAGCGGAAGCGCTCGACCATCTCGGGGGTTACCCGGAACATCCGGCCCAGCAGGGCCGAGCCGCCCGACTGAATCATCACCTTGAGCTCCAGCAGCAAAAACTCGTCGAACTTGAGCCGGTAGAGGGCTTGCTCGAGCTTCGCCTCCGAATCGGGGAAGTGGGCCTGGCGCAGGGCTTCGTCCAGGGTCAGGGCGCCGGTTTGCAGGGCCCGGTTTGCGGCCCCCTGTCCCCGCCGGTAGGGCTCGAGGGGGTCGGGTATGGCGGTGAAAGCCTCCAGAGCCCGCCAGACCGCCCGGCGCAGGAAAGCCTGTCCAATGCCCTCTTTGGCGGGATACACCGGCACGATGCGCCCGGTGGAGAGGGATTCGCCGCCTTCGTCCTCGAAGTATTCCACCATGAGCGAGATGTGGCCCCCGCGCTTTTGCACCCGTCCCGAGAGCACGATGCTGGCCCCTTCGGACATCTGCTTGAGCACCCAAGGCTGGTTGAACCAGACCCCGGTAAACTTCCAGCCCCACCCGTCCATAAAGCGCACCTGCACCAGTTGCAGTCCTTTTCTGGGGGTCTTGACCAGCTCCCGGCTCAGCACCTTGCCCACCACGGTAGCCTTGGTGCCGTCTTCCACGTCGCGCACACTTTGCAAGGTGCGGCGGTCTTCGTAGCGGCGGGGGTAGTAGTGGAGCAGGTCGCGCAGCACCCGAAGGCCCAGCTCGGCCAGCTTTTTTTTGCTGCCCGGCCCCAGGTTCAGGGCCTCGAGGGGGGTGTCGAAGTGAAGGGGGGTAGAACGGGGGTTTTCTGTTAACGGGCTCCTGTCCCCTAACCCCTGACCCCTGACCCCTGACCCCTGTGCCCTGTCCCCTCCTATTCCCCCCAGCAGCGCAATGGCCTTTTGGAGCTGGGTTTTGCGGGCCTCGGGCTCCATCTGTCGGTAGCCGGCCAGCATCCGGCGCACCTCGGGAAAGGGCTGGCCCAGGTTCTCCAGGAGCCTTTCCAAACCCCCCGCCACCACCCGATCCTGAGCGCCATCGGCGAGTTCGCGCTGCAGGGGGCGGAGCAAGCGGGCTTTGAGTTCTTCGCGGGTCACGGCTTCCTCGTCAAATAACAGCTACATTGTACCCAGGCCAAACCGCTAACTTTGCGGTTTGGGGCAGCCAAGTTGCGCTTGTATAAGGTTTAGAGATGAATCCAGACTGCGCTAGAAAATCATGCTCCGGGCGCAATACCCGTGTGATTTTCAATCATCCCAGTAGCCAAAACATAGGCGGGAGGTACTTATCTGATGATGCGGTTGAAGCTGATGGAGGATTCTGGTTCGCAATGTAACGCTTCCCAGGGGGCCCAATGTCTCAAATGTCATGGTCTGGGTGGGGTGGGCTCGTATACTTGGTGGGTATGGCGGTATCGCAAGTTGAAACTTTGGCCAATGGCCTGACGCTGGCCGTGGAGGAACAGCCCTGGAACCCCGGTGTGGCCATGCAGTTACTGGTGCCGGTAGGCGCCGTGAACGACCCCGAGGGCATGGAAGGAGCGGCCAGCTTGCTGGAGGGCTGGCTCTGGAAAGGGGCGGGCAGCCGGGATGCTCGGGCCCTGGCCAATGCTTTTGACGACCTGGGGGTGCGCCGGGGCAGCAGCAGCGCCCTCGAGTACACCACCTTTGCCGCACAGTTTCTGGCCGAAAAACTCCCCGCGGTGCTCTCGCTCTATGCCGATGTGCTGATGCGCCCCCACCTGCCCACCGAGGCCCTGGAAGCCGTGCGCCAGATTGCCCTGCAAGAGCTGGCCTCGCTGGAAGACCAGCCGCCCAAAAAGATGTTTGCCGCCCTTCGCCGGGCGGTGTTTGCCAGCCCCCACGGGCGCAATCCCAGCGGACAGAAGGCCCACCTGGAAAGCATTTCCGCCGAGGCCCTGCGGGAAGACTTTGCCCATCGCTATGCCCCCCAGGGGGCGATTCTGGCCCTGGTGGGGGGTGTACGCTTCGAGGAGGCCAGGGAAGCCGTCGAGAATGCCCTGGGTGACTGGAAGGGGGCCGGGGCGGGGTATCCGGCCATTGAGCTACGGCCCGCCCATACCATCCACCTCGAGCAAGACACCGCCCAGACGCAGATTGGCCTCATCTACCCCGACATCTCCTTCGACCACCCCGAGTTTTACAGCGCCCGCCTGGCCGCCCAGGTGCTCTCTGGGGGCAGCAGCAGCCGCCTGTTTACCGAGGTGCGTGAGAAGCGGGGCCTGGTCTACTCGGTGTATGCGGCTCCCAATGGCATCAAGGGCTATAGCTACCTGACCGCCTATGCCGGCACCACCCCGGAGCGGGCCGACGAGACCCTGCAGGTGATGCAGGAAGAGATCGCCCGGCTTTCGCAAGGCGTCTCCGAGGCCGAGCTGGAACGCACCAAGATTGGCTTGCGGGCCGCCCTGGTGATGCAGGATGAGTCGTCGCGCTCGAGGGCCAGCAGCATCACCCGCGACCTCTACCTGCTGGGCCGGGTACGCACCCTGGACGAGATCGAGGCCCAGATTGCCGCCGTGGATGTGCCGCGCATCAACCGCTACCTGGCCGCCAACCCCTACCGAAACCCCTGGATAGCCACCCTGGGGCCGAGAAAGCTGGCCGTTACCGAGTAGCGGGGGGAGAAGCGGAAAGCTTGTGGCCCAAGCCCGAAAGCCGATTTTTTCGAGCCACCTGCGTTTGTGGAGTAGATATGACCCAGACCCAATCTGCCGTTGAGTTCAAGCAGGCCACCCTGGAGAACGGCCTGACCGTGATTGCCGAGATCAACCCCGAGGCCAAGAGCGTGGCCCTGGGCTATTTTTGCAAGACCGGAAGCCGTGACGAGACCCCCGAAATAGCCGGGGTGTCGCACTTTTTAGAGCACATGCTGTTCAAGGGCTCGGCCAAGCGCGATGCCCTGGGGGTGAACCTCGAGTTCGACCAGATGGGAGCCCAGTACAACGCCTACACCTCCGAAGAGAATACCGTCTACTACGGAGCGGTGCTGCCCGAGTTTGCTCCCCGGCTCCTGGAGCTCTGGACCGACCTGATGCGCCCGGCGCTGCGCCCTGAAGACTTCAACACCGAGAAGCAGGTCATCCTCGAGGAGATTGCCCTGTACGAAGACCGGCCCAATGTGATGCTTTTTGATTGGGGGCGGGCGCGGTATTTTGCCGGGCATCCCCTGGGCAACAGTGTGCTGGGTACGACCGCTTCAATCTCGGCCCTGACCCGTGAGCAGATGGCCGAGTACCAGGCGCGGCGCTACACCCCCGGCAACCTGGTGCTGACCCTGGCGGGCCGGGTGGACTGGGAGCGAACCCTCGAGCAGGTGCAAGCGCTCACGGCTGGCTGGCCCCGGGGGGAGGCCAGCCGGGCCTACCCGGAGGTGAAGGCCCAGGTTGGCGAAATGCGGGAACCCTATCCCAAAGCCACTCAGACCTATCTGGTGCTGCTGGCTCCAGGGGTTTCGGCCCAGGATCCGCGCCGTTATGCGGCCAACATCCTGGCCAACATCCTGGGCGAGGAGGGTAACAGCCGCCTCTTCTGGGCCCTTACCGACAAAGGCCTGGTGGAGTCGGTGGGGGCAGGGGTGGACGAGGCCGACCGGGCCGGGCTCTTTTACATTTATGCCCAGACCGACCCGGTCAACGAGGAAGCGGTGAAGGCCGTGCTCCGCGAGGAGCTGGGCCGCCTCGAGCGCGAGGGGGTGCGCCCGGACGAGCTCGAGCGGGCCAAAAACAAGCTGGCCACCGCACTGGTGTTTGCGGGCGAGACCCCCATGCAACGCCTGATGAGCGTGGGCCTGGGTTATGTTTACAACCAAACCTATGAGCCCCTGAGCGAGATTGCCCGGCGGGTCGAGGCGGTCACGCTGGACGATGTTAACGCCTTGTTGGAAGAAAAGCCCTTTAGCCGCAGCTTTTGCTACAGCCTCGTACCTGCGTAGGTAGCACGATGCGAGGGGCCTGGCTGCTGGGGTTGATGCTGTTGTGCAGCGCTGCCCTGGCCCAGAGTGCCCTGGAGCTCGAGGTGCTCCAGCGCACCAACCAGGTACGCACCGAGCGCGGTCTGCGGCCCTTGCAGTGGGATGCGCTGGCCTACAAGGCAGCCCTGGGCCATGCCCAGGACATGCTCCGGCGCAACTTTTTTGCCCACCAGAACCCCGATGGTCTGGGGGCCGCCGAACGGATGCGGGCTGCCGGGGTGCTCGAGGTCACGGTAGGCGAGAACCTGGCCAGCTTCGAGGGCTACCCCGACCCCGAAATTCCCCGCCGCTCGCTTTTGGGCTGGATGAACAGCCCCGGCCACCGGGCCAACCTGCTCAAGCCCGAGTTCACCCATCTGGGGGTGGCCCTGGTACGTCAGGGGCGGCAGGTGATGGTGGTGCAGAACTTCATCGGGCGGCCCTTCGACCCCCAGGTGCGCCTGACCCCTGCCCAGGCCGAACGCACGGTACTGTTGCTCACCGGTACGGCTGCCGGTACGGTGGGGGTCTTTGTGGGCAACAACCTCTATGCCCGTTTGAACCCGCCCATCCAGACCCGCCTCGAGCTCCCCCCCAAAGCCGAGGTGAGCTTTGCCGTGTTCGACGGCCAGACCTGGTGGGCTACCCGCAACGGCGAACGCGGTTTGCGCTTGGAGACCACCCTCGAGCGAAGTTTGGTGCCGGGCCAGCAGGTCTTGCTCAACCTTCCCGCCGGTAACTACACCCTGGCGGTGGGGGCAGAGCCGCGCTTCTGGCAGAATCTTGCCGGGCCGGTGCGCCTCGAGCTCGCCCTCCCCGGTACGCTGGAAGCCCTGTGGCTCGGTATCCGTCAGGGGAACCAAATCAGCTACAGCCACCGGATTCCACTAAAGCCGTGAGCCATTTGGCGTTTGGATTTTGCGGGCATCGTTACGGGTGGCTGCTGTCCTCCATGCGGTCTTCGGTTGTTTTTGGCAGGGCGAGGGGCCTTTTGCGGGCTACCGGATGAATCTTTTCGAGGCCTTGCTGGCCGTGCAAGCGGGCCCAGAAGAGGGCCATCTCCACCACTGCTTGCAGGCGTACTTCCAGGGGCAGCGCCTGCCAGCGCTCTTTTTCGGAGGGCACCTCGTCGAAACGGTATTTGCGAGCAACAGGTTTCATAACTCCTCGACATCGCGCAGGTCAATGCTGCGCCCAAACGCTTTTTTCAGGCGCACAAAATCCTCACGAGACACCACCCGCACGGTAACACCCCCTACCTCGTGCGTCTGGCTATGGGCATAGGCTTCGTCGAAATCGGGCTCGTTGAGTAGCACCAGGTCTACCTGATTGGGTTCGTAGCCCAACTGCACAACCCCCGGCGTACTCAAGTCTTCTAGCGTAAGCCCCAGATCGTCTCCACCAAAAAAGGACTTGATAGCTTCCAGAACGCGGGGTGCCTCTTGCATGTCTATCCACAAATCGAGGTTTTTGGTGTAGCGGGGAACCCCCAGGAAGGCTAGGGCGTAGCCGCCGATAACCATTGAACGCGCGCCCTTTGCGTTCAGGTGGCGGATTAACTCGAGCATTTGGTGGGTCATGGGCGCTAACGATATGCTACTATCCCCCGGTGGATTCTCGAGTCCTTCTGGCGATTGGCCTCACCATCCTGCCCTGGGCCTCGGCCTTTGCCGGGATACGGGCGGGCCTTCAGGACTACAGCCCGGCCCACCTGACCCTGCTGCGCTTTCTGGTGGCCTCGGCAGTGATGGTGGTTTACGCCCTGTGGGTGCGGATGCCCCTGCCCGAACGGAGGGACTGGCCGGCCATTCTGGGGCTGGGTTTCCTGGGTATTACCGCCTATCACACTGCCCTCAACTTTGGCCAGGTTAGCGTGAAGGCCGGGCCTGCCGCGCTCCTGATTGCGGTGGGGCCGGTGTTTGTGGCCCTGATGTCCTATTTTTTCCTGCGCGAACGGCTTTCGGCCTGGGGCTGGCTGGGCATTGGGGTGGCCTTTGCAGGCGTGGCCCTGATTGCGGTGGGCAACCACCCCGGTAGCTTTGAACTCGAGCCCGGCGCCTTGCTGATTGTGTTGGCGGCCTTCGTCACCTCGGTTTACTTCGTGTTCCAGCGCAGCCTGGTGAAAAAATACAACCCCCTCAACTTCACCGCTTACACCATCTGGGCCGGAACCCTGCCGCTACTGGTGTTCTGGCCGGGCCTGGTGTCCGAGATGCAGGCCGCCTCGGCCCAGGCCACCTGGAGCGTGGTGTATCTGGGCGTGGTGCCGGGTGCGCTTTCGTACCTGACCTGGAACTACGCCCTGAGCCGCGCCCCGGCCTCGCAGGTGACCAGTTTTTTGTACATCTCGCCGGTGCTCGCTACCCTGATTGCCTATGTCTGGCTGCGGGAAGTGCCCGGTGTGCTGGCCCTGGTGGGGGGTGGAATCGCCCTGGCGGGCGTGGTCATTGTGAACACCCTGGGGAAAGTGGCGCAGAGTGGCATAGACAAGCGCCCCTAGACCGTAGACAATAGTCCACGATGGCCCAGGTTCTGCCCATCCGCCTGTACGGCGACCCCGTTTTGAAGAAAAAAGCCCTGCCCGTGCAGGATTTTAGCGGTATTCCGGCGCTGGCTGAGAACATGCTCGAGACCATGTTCGAAGCCCGAGGGGTGGGGCTGGCGGCCCCCCAGGTCGGCATTAGCCAGCGGCTCTTTGTGGCCGCCGAGTACCTCGAGGACGAGACAGAAGAAGGCCCCGAGGCCGACCTCAAAACCCGCGTCAAAGAGCTGTACGTGATGGTGAACCCGGTCATCACCTACCGCTCGGGCCAGCAGTCCATTACCGAAGGGTGCCTGTCGCTGCCCGGCCTCTATGCCGAAGGGGCCCAGCGCGACTTGCAGGTGCGGGTCGAGTACCAGAACGAAAAGGGCGAGCCGAAGGTGCTCGAGGCCGAGGGCTACCTGGCGGTGGTGCTGCAACACGAGATTGACCACCTGGACGGTATCCTCTTCTTCCAGCGGATGGCTTTTGCCGACAAGCAAAAGTTTCTCGAGGAGCACCGCGAAGACCTGGCCCTTTTCCAGCGGCAGGCCAAGGCGTTCTTGCGCGAGGAGGCCGCACGGCTGGGGCAGGCCAGGTGAGGTCAATGGTGAATGGTCGATAGTCGATAGTCGATAGTCGAGGGTCTATGGTTGATTGCCTTCTAAACAACCTGTCATGAACTCCCAACCCCTGCGCCGCCGACTGGCTTTTTTTGGCTCCCCTGCCTGGGCCGTGCCGGTGCTGGAAGCCCTGCACCGCCACCATGAGGTGGTGCTGGTGGTCACCCAGCCGGATAAACCGGCGGGGCGGGGTTTGCAAATTACGCCCTGCCCGGTGGCGGCGTGGGCCGAGGCCAGGGGCTTGCGGGTAGAGAAGCCTGCGCGGC includes the following:
- the recG gene encoding ATP-dependent DNA helicase RecG, with the protein product MTREELKARLLRPLQRELADGAQDRVVAGGLERLLENLGQPFPEVRRMLAGYRQMEPEARKTQLQKAIALLGGIGGDRAQGSGVRGQGLGDRSPLTENPRSTPLHFDTPLEALNLGPGSKKKLAELGLRVLRDLLHYYPRRYEDRRTLQSVRDVEDGTKATVVGKVLSRELVKTPRKGLQLVQVRFMDGWGWKFTGVWFNQPWVLKQMSEGASIVLSGRVQKRGGHISLMVEYFEDEGGESLSTGRIVPVYPAKEGIGQAFLRRAVWRALEAFTAIPDPLEPYRRGQGAANRALQTGALTLDEALRQAHFPDSEAKLEQALYRLKFDEFLLLELKVMIQSGGSALLGRMFRVTPEMVERFRSTLPFRLTRAQERVLNEILEDMQSERQMARLVQGDVGSGKTAVAAAALYVAAQNGAQGALMAPTEILAKQHFDNLTRYLYPLGVSVDLLVGSMTGSEKRAVQERLQSGQTQVVVGTHALIQDGVAFRDLGLAVIDEEHRFGVLQRRRLLGQRPDVLVMSATPIPRSLALTLYGDLEVSQIDELPPGRTPIQTKILTQKTRTQAYAFARQEIQKGHQVFVVTPMIEEGESEATAELAAATQLREELETLLPDVRIDLLHGKMKPDEKDAVMERFKQGAFDLLVSTTVIEVGVDIPQATLMIIENAERFGLAQLHQLRGRVGRGGLESYCILIAGETSKRTMQRLRVIEESTDGFYIAEQDLKLRGPGELRGVRQSGMPDLRLGDLASDQAIIEESRALARAILEADPYLDNPEHALLKRELQARAEAIGFREVI
- a CDS encoding pitrilysin family protein → MAVSQVETLANGLTLAVEEQPWNPGVAMQLLVPVGAVNDPEGMEGAASLLEGWLWKGAGSRDARALANAFDDLGVRRGSSSALEYTTFAAQFLAEKLPAVLSLYADVLMRPHLPTEALEAVRQIALQELASLEDQPPKKMFAALRRAVFASPHGRNPSGQKAHLESISAEALREDFAHRYAPQGAILALVGGVRFEEAREAVENALGDWKGAGAGYPAIELRPAHTIHLEQDTAQTQIGLIYPDISFDHPEFYSARLAAQVLSGGSSSRLFTEVREKRGLVYSVYAAPNGIKGYSYLTAYAGTTPERADETLQVMQEEIARLSQGVSEAELERTKIGLRAALVMQDESSRSRASSITRDLYLLGRVRTLDEIEAQIAAVDVPRINRYLAANPYRNPWIATLGPRKLAVTE
- a CDS encoding pitrilysin family protein → MTQTQSAVEFKQATLENGLTVIAEINPEAKSVALGYFCKTGSRDETPEIAGVSHFLEHMLFKGSAKRDALGVNLEFDQMGAQYNAYTSEENTVYYGAVLPEFAPRLLELWTDLMRPALRPEDFNTEKQVILEEIALYEDRPNVMLFDWGRARYFAGHPLGNSVLGTTASISALTREQMAEYQARRYTPGNLVLTLAGRVDWERTLEQVQALTAGWPRGEASRAYPEVKAQVGEMREPYPKATQTYLVLLAPGVSAQDPRRYAANILANILGEEGNSRLFWALTDKGLVESVGAGVDEADRAGLFYIYAQTDPVNEEAVKAVLREELGRLEREGVRPDELERAKNKLATALVFAGETPMQRLMSVGLGYVYNQTYEPLSEIARRVEAVTLDDVNALLEEKPFSRSFCYSLVPA
- a CDS encoding CAP domain-containing protein, which translates into the protein MRGAWLLGLMLLCSAALAQSALELEVLQRTNQVRTERGLRPLQWDALAYKAALGHAQDMLRRNFFAHQNPDGLGAAERMRAAGVLEVTVGENLASFEGYPDPEIPRRSLLGWMNSPGHRANLLKPEFTHLGVALVRQGRQVMVVQNFIGRPFDPQVRLTPAQAERTVLLLTGTAAGTVGVFVGNNLYARLNPPIQTRLELPPKAEVSFAVFDGQTWWATRNGERGLRLETTLERSLVPGQQVLLNLPAGNYTLAVGAEPRFWQNLAGPVRLELALPGTLEALWLGIRQGNQISYSHRIPLKP
- a CDS encoding nucleotidyltransferase — encoded protein: MTHQMLELIRHLNAKGARSMVIGGYALAFLGVPRYTKNLDLWIDMQEAPRVLEAIKSFFGGDDLGLTLEDLSTPGVVQLGYEPNQVDLVLLNEPDFDEAYAHSQTHEVGGVTVRVVSREDFVRLKKAFGRSIDLRDVEEL
- a CDS encoding DMT family transporter gives rise to the protein MDSRVLLAIGLTILPWASAFAGIRAGLQDYSPAHLTLLRFLVASAVMVVYALWVRMPLPERRDWPAILGLGFLGITAYHTALNFGQVSVKAGPAALLIAVGPVFVALMSYFFLRERLSAWGWLGIGVAFAGVALIAVGNHPGSFELEPGALLIVLAAFVTSVYFVFQRSLVKKYNPLNFTAYTIWAGTLPLLVFWPGLVSEMQAASAQATWSVVYLGVVPGALSYLTWNYALSRAPASQVTSFLYISPVLATLIAYVWLREVPGVLALVGGGIALAGVVIVNTLGKVAQSGIDKRP
- the def gene encoding peptide deformylase, coding for MAQVLPIRLYGDPVLKKKALPVQDFSGIPALAENMLETMFEARGVGLAAPQVGISQRLFVAAEYLEDETEEGPEADLKTRVKELYVMVNPVITYRSGQQSITEGCLSLPGLYAEGAQRDLQVRVEYQNEKGEPKVLEAEGYLAVVLQHEIDHLDGILFFQRMAFADKQKFLEEHREDLALFQRQAKAFLREEAARLGQAR